The region ATATAGAATAAATCAAACCATTAAAAGAGAGAATAAAAAgtgtgtaaggaaagaaaaaatgttacattaatatatgtattaattTCATCTAgtatatttaatgaattttataaataatataatgaattcattaatttattaaattaatgacATTATTTAATAACTAAGTGCATACATTAATTACTTTTGCCAATTTTAAAACTATCTAAAACAAGAATTaccaaaaaaacaaattaatattaatcctCTTTCATTGATTTTCATCTATATAAAGCAAAGCATAGTAGAGTTTTCTCATTGAAGATATTGAACTTTAACCAATGATAAAAAGAATAGGTTTGGTTGTCATAGACGAAGAGGAGAAACAGgaagatataaaatttagaaaatgtgATGAggaaattatttcaaaatcaaatcaagGAAGTATACCAAAGGTAAGGTAGTgtttatatatatgcatatgaTTAATTAGATCCACCACTTTTTTCattgttgtgtttttatttagttaatcTTTGAATTGAAagtaattgtatttttattatgaattacaGCATTGTCTTTTGAGACATCATAATGGGTTGGTGGAGGAGTCTTCATGAGACTTGACTTAATTGTCTCATCTTATTTTCCCATTTTGGATGAAGATGTTCCTGTaataagagaaaagagagaatattTGAACACTGTTTCTTGATTACAGAATATCGTCTTCACATTGTGTAATATCCATttgaattaaaaactaaaataaattaaaacaaaacacaataaaaatgaaaacgaacggaacataaaccctaaaccctgaGCGAATCGGAAAGACGAAACGTGAAggtgaaggagaagaaaagaagtCCTTATTATTCCATAGAAAGAAAATTACGAACGTATAACTGTGAATTCAAAAGAAGGTAAGTATGTAGTGGATATTACACAATGATACATGTATCTAAAACAGAAATAGAGAATAGAAATGCTGGAATTCAAATGGATATTAAAGACTAGGTAAACATGTAACCCAACCCAActcactttctggtgagctggaaattttccaacccggctcaacccaccacgggttggtggattaagtgggttggctcactaacccgtttaaaatttaaaaaataatattttttggcattttttattttttttatcatttttaaagaaaattttatgattatttgttGTTTGGACTTATTCCTAAAATGTGAACAGTCGACCTTCAAGCTTGAAATAAATGTTACATTACAATTTGCCATTCTTGTAGTGAAATCTAAGTTAAAAAGGTAAAGAAAACTAAAAGTTAGTAATCTACTGATTCACAAACCATGCTAGCCAAATACAATAGTATATTATCAAACCAAATGGGCTCAAATGCAGTAACCACAATGATACATAAATCAAGCTAACAACCCAGagttttaaattacaaaacagAATCCATAAACTACATGTTCAAATGTCTCCCTTCTTGTTGACCGTGGCATCCCTAAAAGTGGAATAACAAATGCTAAACAAAAAATCTGCAATAgctgaaacaaaaattatagtaaaaatcTGCAACAGCTGAAATACATGCATTAAGATTCATCATTCAAATTCAACACAAGAACAacccatatttttaaattacaaaacagAAGTCATAAACTACATGTTCAAATGTCTCCCTTCTGGTTGACAGTGACATCCCTAAAAGTGGAATAGCAAAGGCTAAACAAAAAATCTGCAACAGATGAAACAAAAAATCTACACAGTTGAAACAAAAGATTATAGTAAAAATCTGCAACAGCTGAAATACATGCATTAAGTTGTAGTGAGCATCCCTTACTTACTTCCAATAACTATTGTCCATCATGAGGTGCATTAGAGTCACAAACAGAAAAGTATAGAagaatttcttcttctttttgaacatcttcattatcttcatcttcaaaaacaaaacaatttatTAGCAAAAATTGGTATGAtatgaagaaaatattgaaaagtaaTATAAAGTAATTTACCGATATTTTCAAAGCCATGTAACCAATTTTGTGTTAAAATTAGTGCTTGAACATTGTCAGGAAGAAGATTAGATCGATACTTGTTGAGCACATGACCACCAATGCTAAATGCAGACTCACTAGCAACTGTTGTTATTGGAATACTCAACACCTCACATGCTAATCTACAAAGGTTTGGATAGCGTTCTTGACGATCCTTCCAATAACTCAAAACATCCAACTTTGGAAAATACTTTGGCTCAAGTGGTGTTTCAGTTAAATACAAATCCAACTCAGACTTGCCAGTTACATTCACATGTTGGCTTACATAATTGATATATTCCTATAGCAATACAATGCAAACATAAAATGGGTTAAAAAGAttacataataataacattagaCGGGAAAGAGGACTAACTTACATTATATGGATCAATCTCTTCATCTTCAACTATGTTGATATGTTCTTCTGTTGAACAAGTAACTTGGGAACTTGATGCATAAGATGAATTTGACCTTACACTCACATATTCTTCAAACAATTTATACATCTTTCCTTTGATATGATTAAGTTTTTCATCACAAGTCGAAGCATCAagctttgaataataaaatcgAAGAGCCTCAAGTTTCATACGTGGGTCAAGAATCATGGCAATTGACAAAATGGTACTATATTCACTCCAATACTTGTCAAATTTATCCATCATTCTTTTTGCCATATCTTTCATTAGTGGGTCATCACTCTTGAGTGTATCCCTTAGCAACCACTCAATTTTCCACACttgcataaaatattcattagatGTTGGATAAGATGTGCCCAAAATCAAATTGGTTATCTTATAAAATGACCTTAAAAATTCACACATCCTCTCAGCCTTTTTCCAGTCTTCAGTGCTTGGACAATGTTTAAAATTTCTATCACGTATAGT is a window of Vigna unguiculata cultivar IT97K-499-35 chromosome 4, ASM411807v1, whole genome shotgun sequence DNA encoding:
- the LOC114180834 gene encoding zinc finger BED domain-containing protein RICESLEEPER 2-like — its product is MEYDNIHESVNVNCNVVDDSINNQKVKEPPSINNESNDVEKKSKKAKTCTSEVWNYFSKIGVKDGKEKAKCNACGQEYVIGGTKIGTSTLLRHLKKCNVSPKYKDVQGMIIDNMGKLRSKELDQKHVREIMTMAIVKHVQEGLKVAEVALQKIRDSIKYVKGSEARKIAFTECVIQVRGIDAKVGLRLDVPTRWNSTFLMLESGLKYRRAFGSFTIRDRNFKHCPSTEDWKKAERMCEFLRSFYKITNLILGTSYPTSNEYFMQVWKIEWLLRDTLKSDDPLMKDMAKRMMDKFDKYWSEYSTILSIAMILDPRMKLEALRFYYSKLDASTCDEKLNHIKGKMYKLFEEYVSVRSNSSYASSSQVTCSTEEHINIVEDEEIDPYNEYINYVSQHVNVTGKSELDLYLTETPLEPKYFPKLDVLSYWKDRQERYPNLCRLACEVLSIPITTVASESAFSIGGHVLNKYRSNLLPDNVQALILTQNWLHGFENIDFLFSLCYSTFRDVTVNQKGDI